One genomic window of Methanobacterium sp. includes the following:
- the ftsY gene encoding signal recognition particle-docking protein FtsY has translation MFESLKKKFSGTIGKISDQLSSEEEEAAGEKTKTASTEDKTKKIETVSSGKTQDKKVKTDSGKDQEDKDKSDKTSGKDESVDFKEEADEEKKSRFSFFRRKSDSEDEDSKKQDKDETGSKLKTEDSSVKVKADTDSTTDSVNDATDSVKSTDSGKDKGESGKDTEEEPSGLFTFATHKTISEKDIDDILFELELALLEGDVALEVAEQIVKSVKEDLVGRKIKRRSDVAEFTREALKKAISDILVVGGPNLKELVQQAKKTGEPLKIMFVGVNGTGKTTTISKIADHYVKEGYTPVIAASDTFRAGAIEQISYHAEKVGVKIIRHQKGADPAAVAYDAVEHARAKKKELVLIDTAGRMQTNVNLMDEMKKIQRVVKPDLAIFVGDALTGNDAVEQARKFDDAVGVDGIILTKADADAKGGAALSIGHVINKPILFLGVGQGYGDIMEFHPDWMVEQVLGD, from the coding sequence TTGTTTGAATCTTTGAAAAAGAAGTTTTCCGGAACCATTGGAAAGATCTCTGATCAATTGTCTTCTGAAGAGGAAGAAGCAGCTGGAGAAAAGACAAAAACTGCTTCAACCGAAGATAAAACTAAAAAAATTGAAACAGTTTCCAGTGGAAAAACTCAGGATAAAAAAGTTAAAACTGATTCAGGGAAAGATCAAGAGGATAAAGATAAATCAGATAAAACTTCTGGAAAAGATGAATCCGTAGATTTTAAGGAAGAAGCAGATGAAGAAAAGAAATCTCGTTTTTCATTTTTCCGCAGGAAATCCGATTCTGAAGATGAAGATTCCAAAAAACAGGACAAAGATGAAACTGGTTCTAAACTAAAAACCGAAGATTCTTCTGTTAAGGTAAAAGCTGACACGGATTCTACAACAGATTCTGTGAATGATGCAACTGATTCTGTGAAATCAACTGATTCTGGAAAAGATAAGGGAGAATCTGGAAAGGACACAGAAGAGGAGCCTTCTGGCCTATTCACCTTTGCCACCCACAAGACCATATCTGAAAAAGATATTGATGATATTCTTTTTGAACTGGAATTAGCCCTTCTTGAGGGAGATGTTGCACTGGAAGTGGCGGAACAGATTGTTAAATCAGTCAAGGAAGATCTGGTGGGTCGCAAGATAAAAAGAAGAAGTGATGTGGCAGAATTCACCAGAGAAGCTCTTAAAAAAGCAATATCTGATATACTGGTTGTGGGCGGCCCTAACCTAAAAGAACTGGTTCAACAGGCTAAAAAAACTGGCGAACCACTCAAAATAATGTTTGTTGGTGTTAATGGAACTGGTAAGACCACTACCATCTCTAAAATTGCTGATCATTATGTTAAAGAAGGTTACACTCCAGTTATTGCTGCTTCTGACACATTCCGTGCAGGAGCTATAGAACAGATATCCTATCACGCCGAAAAAGTGGGAGTTAAGATCATCCGTCACCAGAAAGGAGCAGATCCTGCAGCAGTGGCTTATGATGCGGTGGAACACGCACGGGCCAAGAAGAAAGAACTTGTTCTAATAGACACTGCTGGACGAATGCAAACCAATGTAAACCTCATGGATGAAATGAAAAAGATTCAGAGGGTGGTAAAGCCGGATCTGGCTATATTCGTTGGAGATGCCCTCACCGGTAACGATGCAGTGGAACAGGCCCGTAAATTTGATGATGCAGTGGGAGTGGATGGGATTATACTCACCAAAGCAGACGCTGATGCCAAAGGAGGAGCAGCACTATCCATCGGGCATGTAATAAATAAACCCATACTGTTTTTAGGTGTTGGCCAGGGTTATGGGGATATTATGGAGTTCCACCCGGACTGGATGGTGGAACAGGTTCTGGGGGATTAA
- a CDS encoding class I SAM-dependent methyltransferase yields MKKVKDHFEEEAEEFDKLIRTLIPFYDEMVSSLVLSLPFHGKEKIKILDLGCGTGNISREVKKRFPNAQITCVDLAENMIKMAKTKLSPYTDVEFLRADFRELDFHEEYDTVISSLALHHLQPEEQRAFYRRLNGFLKDGGVFYNADIVLGSTPYLNQTYQDKWVEFMLQNHNQEEVEKTWLAKHREEDFPSPLPSHIQWMKEAGFNDVDVVWKYYMFGVYGGKK; encoded by the coding sequence ATGAAAAAAGTTAAAGACCACTTCGAAGAAGAAGCAGAAGAATTTGACAAACTCATACGAACATTAATTCCATTTTATGATGAGATGGTTAGTTCACTGGTACTTTCGCTTCCTTTCCACGGGAAAGAAAAAATTAAGATTCTTGATCTAGGCTGTGGCACGGGAAACATATCCCGAGAGGTGAAAAAAAGGTTTCCCAATGCCCAAATCACCTGTGTGGACCTTGCAGAGAACATGATCAAAATGGCGAAAACCAAACTTTCCCCTTATACAGATGTGGAGTTTTTAAGAGCTGATTTCCGTGAACTGGACTTCCATGAAGAGTATGATACGGTGATATCTTCCCTGGCACTGCATCACCTGCAGCCTGAGGAACAGAGAGCATTCTACCGTAGACTAAATGGGTTCCTAAAGGATGGTGGAGTGTTTTATAATGCCGACATCGTGCTGGGAAGCACTCCCTACCTTAATCAGACCTACCAGGATAAATGGGTGGAGTTCATGCTCCAAAATCACAACCAGGAAGAAGTAGAAAAAACATGGCTAGCCAAACACCGGGAAGAAGATTTTCCTTCACCTTTACCCAGTCATATTCAGTGGATGAAAGAGGCCGGGTTTAATGATGTGGATGTGGTGTGGAAATACTACATGTTTGGAGTTTATGGTGGTAAAAAATAG
- a CDS encoding deoxyuridine 5'-triphosphate nucleotidohydrolase produces MLGEKELIKLFPEFAELVEPSGIDLRVDQVYQQKGPGSLIDNEKNLPELEKLEPPLYTLQPKTAYSVTIDRKIKIPKGYSMLYLPRSTLLRSFVTIHTAVGDPGFYGTLQFLLVNQGEFPFTLKRGERIAQGVVFPVEGSGEYNGSYQEKEE; encoded by the coding sequence ATGTTAGGTGAAAAAGAACTCATAAAACTATTCCCTGAATTTGCAGAACTGGTGGAACCATCAGGCATAGACCTCAGGGTGGATCAGGTTTACCAGCAGAAAGGACCGGGATCTTTGATTGACAATGAAAAGAACCTCCCTGAACTGGAAAAACTGGAACCACCTCTTTACACTCTGCAGCCTAAAACAGCTTACAGTGTAACCATTGACCGCAAGATAAAAATTCCCAAAGGATATTCCATGCTATATCTACCTCGTTCCACACTCTTACGATCGTTTGTAACCATCCACACTGCAGTGGGTGATCCTGGTTTTTATGGTACACTGCAGTTTTTACTGGTGAACCAGGGAGAATTCCCATTCACACTCAAACGTGGTGAAAGGATTGCCCAGGGAGTCGTATTCCCAGTTGAAGGTTCCGGAGAGTACAATGGCAGTTACCAGGAAAAAGAAGAGTAA
- the acs gene encoding acetate--CoA ligase has protein sequence MVNSNIQRWMNRYGINDYDELLQRALDDPDWFWDELALELEWFQPYQDVLKWDPPHAEWFCGGKFNITHNALDRHVKSWRKNKVAYIWEGELGQVKKLTYQDLYRKVNQMANALRGLGVEKGDRVAIYLPMILELPIAMLACAKIGAVHSVVFSGFWAKAFHERAKDAQVKVAITVDGFYRRGKVIPLKENVDRVLDDIPSLEKLIVVQHANCPVKMKAGRDLWWDEIIQDQDRECVAEVMDSEDPLFILYTSGTTGKPKGVLHVHGGYAVGIYATLKFVFDLKDEDIWWCAADIGWVTGHSYIVYAPLLLGATSVMYEGAPDYPDPDRLWKIIENYGVNVFYTAPTTIRMFMKHGEKWPQKHDLTSLRLLGSVGEPINPEAWIWYYKNIGNHQCPIMDTWWQTETGMQLITPLPITSLKPGSAVKPFPTVEADVVDDEGKSINEGGGHLVIKTPWPAMFRTLYKDPERYVDAYWSTFPGVYLSGDVARIDEDGYFWVQGREDDVLNVAGHRISTAEVESALVSYDAVAEAAVVGKPDPVKGEEICSFITLKEGFKPSPRMKHLLREHVREEIGPVASPACVNFVNDLPKTRSGKIMRRVIKAKVKGEDVGDISTLANPEAVDELDNAL, from the coding sequence ATGGTAAACAGCAATATCCAGAGATGGATGAATCGTTATGGGATTAATGATTATGATGAACTGCTTCAGCGGGCTCTTGATGATCCTGACTGGTTCTGGGATGAGCTTGCCCTGGAGCTGGAATGGTTCCAACCCTACCAGGATGTCTTAAAATGGGATCCTCCCCATGCAGAGTGGTTCTGCGGTGGTAAATTTAACATCACCCATAATGCCCTGGACCGGCATGTGAAATCCTGGCGTAAAAACAAGGTGGCCTATATATGGGAAGGTGAATTGGGTCAGGTGAAGAAGCTGACCTACCAGGATCTTTACCGGAAGGTTAATCAGATGGCCAATGCCCTGCGAGGTCTGGGTGTTGAGAAGGGGGATCGTGTAGCTATTTACTTGCCCATGATACTGGAGTTACCCATAGCAATGCTGGCCTGTGCCAAGATCGGAGCAGTGCACAGTGTGGTTTTCTCCGGGTTCTGGGCCAAAGCATTCCATGAAAGGGCAAAGGATGCTCAGGTGAAAGTGGCCATAACTGTAGATGGATTTTATCGCAGAGGTAAAGTCATACCCCTCAAGGAAAATGTGGATCGGGTTTTAGATGATATTCCCTCCCTGGAAAAACTAATTGTAGTTCAACATGCCAACTGCCCCGTCAAGATGAAAGCTGGTCGGGATTTATGGTGGGATGAGATCATTCAGGATCAGGATAGAGAATGCGTCGCTGAAGTAATGGATTCTGAAGATCCTCTTTTTATTCTCTACACCTCCGGAACAACCGGGAAACCCAAGGGTGTGCTTCATGTTCATGGAGGTTATGCAGTTGGTATCTACGCCACCTTAAAATTTGTTTTTGACCTGAAAGATGAGGATATCTGGTGGTGTGCTGCAGATATTGGCTGGGTAACCGGTCACAGTTACATTGTCTACGCTCCCCTACTCCTTGGAGCCACCTCAGTGATGTATGAAGGGGCTCCTGATTATCCTGACCCTGATCGCCTGTGGAAAATTATCGAAAATTACGGTGTGAATGTATTCTACACCGCACCTACCACCATCCGCATGTTCATGAAACACGGGGAGAAATGGCCCCAGAAACATGATTTAACCTCTTTAAGACTGTTAGGTAGCGTGGGGGAGCCCATAAACCCAGAAGCGTGGATATGGTACTATAAAAATATTGGGAACCATCAGTGCCCCATTATGGACACCTGGTGGCAGACTGAAACTGGAATGCAACTTATAACTCCCCTTCCCATCACTTCCCTCAAACCCGGGTCAGCAGTAAAACCGTTCCCCACAGTGGAAGCAGATGTGGTGGATGATGAGGGGAAGTCAATCAATGAAGGGGGCGGTCACCTGGTGATTAAAACTCCATGGCCTGCCATGTTCCGCACATTATATAAGGACCCGGAACGCTACGTGGATGCTTACTGGAGTACTTTCCCTGGAGTTTATCTCAGTGGTGATGTGGCTCGTATTGATGAAGATGGCTATTTCTGGGTACAGGGAAGGGAGGATGATGTTTTGAATGTTGCCGGGCATCGCATTAGTACGGCAGAGGTGGAATCTGCCCTGGTGAGTTATGATGCTGTTGCTGAAGCGGCAGTGGTGGGTAAACCGGACCCGGTTAAGGGTGAGGAGATCTGCAGTTTCATTACATTAAAAGAAGGGTTCAAACCCAGCCCCCGTATGAAACACTTGCTCAGGGAACATGTACGAGAAGAAATTGGCCCTGTGGCCAGTCCTGCCTGTGTTAACTTCGTTAACGATCTCCCCAAGACCCGTTCGGGTAAGATCATGCGCCGGGTGATTAAGGCTAAGGTTAAAGGTGAAGATGTGGGTGATATAAGCACTCTGGCTAATCCTGAGGCTGTGGATGAACTTGATAATGCATTGTAA
- a CDS encoding thiamine pyrophosphate-binding protein has product MQTAAKMRLADALVKILEKEETEFIFGYPGEQILPFYQALRKSSVKHVLMRHEQGAAHAADGYARASSQPGICVASAGPGALNMVMGVATAFKDSVPLLVITGDVSSQFKGENVFQDVDINSVFEPITLQSHLINNPKEGISIIQKAITALKNGKTGPIHLNFPKDILQEEVDTSLLDEWLELTYETDDKLLKNNEPGESLLKNNEPDEKILNQVRELVETSQKPLILSGAGVLWSHASEDLQIFAEKHQIPVVTTYPARGVISEDHPLSLGLIGLRGTEAANFAGENADIILVLGSRLSERTLMGLGKGPIIQVNLDEAVLTGDVNIKGDVKEFLEKIKETTPENTDEWLNELQKYDKNQNVATDFEETPIKPQRAIMEILQGMNDSILVNDAGSHTTWVNLLMKVREPSSLIFSGGFGPMGYGIPAAVGVSLARPSKHVVVVVGDGGFQMSVQELATIAEMELPITICLLNNQSLGIIKQWQELYYDGSFQVELDNPDFVKLANAYHIKALMIDSPGDIFAAVQEAVKLNKPVLIEIRVDENEDIPFPR; this is encoded by the coding sequence ATGCAGACTGCGGCCAAGATGAGATTGGCAGATGCCCTGGTTAAAATACTGGAAAAAGAGGAAACTGAATTCATATTTGGCTATCCTGGGGAACAGATTCTCCCTTTTTACCAGGCACTCCGGAAATCTTCCGTAAAACATGTTTTAATGCGTCATGAACAGGGAGCAGCACACGCTGCTGATGGGTATGCAAGGGCATCATCCCAACCCGGAATATGCGTTGCATCTGCAGGACCTGGGGCATTAAACATGGTAATGGGAGTGGCAACAGCATTCAAGGATTCCGTCCCTTTACTGGTTATTACGGGTGATGTTTCCTCCCAGTTTAAGGGTGAAAATGTATTCCAGGATGTGGATATTAACTCTGTTTTTGAACCAATCACCCTCCAGAGCCACCTCATAAACAATCCTAAAGAAGGGATTTCCATTATTCAGAAGGCAATTACAGCCCTGAAAAATGGTAAAACTGGTCCAATTCACCTTAATTTTCCTAAAGATATTCTCCAAGAAGAAGTTGATACCTCTCTATTGGATGAATGGCTTGAATTAACCTATGAAACTGATGACAAGCTCTTAAAAAATAATGAACCTGGTGAGAGTCTCTTAAAAAATAATGAACCTGATGAGAAGATCTTAAACCAGGTAAGAGAGCTGGTTGAAACTTCTCAAAAACCACTGATACTGTCTGGAGCCGGAGTTTTATGGTCACATGCATCTGAAGATCTTCAAATATTCGCAGAAAAACATCAGATCCCAGTAGTAACCACCTACCCTGCTAGAGGAGTCATAAGTGAGGATCATCCTCTTTCTTTAGGACTAATTGGTCTGCGAGGAACAGAGGCTGCCAACTTCGCCGGGGAAAACGCGGATATTATACTGGTACTGGGGTCTCGATTATCAGAAAGAACCCTGATGGGGCTGGGAAAAGGGCCAATTATCCAGGTGAATTTAGATGAAGCAGTTTTAACGGGTGATGTGAATATTAAGGGAGATGTTAAAGAATTCCTGGAAAAAATAAAAGAAACAACCCCTGAAAATACTGATGAATGGTTAAATGAACTTCAAAAGTATGATAAAAACCAGAATGTGGCCACCGACTTTGAAGAAACACCTATAAAACCACAAAGAGCAATCATGGAGATCTTACAGGGAATGAATGATTCAATCCTGGTAAACGATGCTGGAAGCCACACCACATGGGTTAACCTGCTCATGAAAGTTCGGGAGCCATCTTCTCTTATCTTTTCAGGTGGATTCGGACCTATGGGTTATGGGATCCCGGCAGCAGTGGGTGTAAGCCTGGCAAGACCATCCAAGCACGTGGTGGTAGTGGTGGGTGACGGTGGGTTCCAGATGAGCGTCCAGGAACTGGCAACCATAGCTGAAATGGAACTACCCATTACCATCTGCCTCTTAAACAACCAGTCCCTGGGAATCATAAAGCAGTGGCAGGAGTTATATTATGATGGATCGTTCCAGGTGGAACTGGATAATCCTGATTTCGTGAAACTGGCCAACGCATACCATATAAAGGCCTTGATGATAGATTCTCCCGGTGATATTTTTGCTGCTGTGCAGGAGGCAGTAAAACTTAATAAACCAGTACTTATAGAGATAAGAGTTGATGAAAATGAAGACATCCCGTTCCCCCGGTGA
- a CDS encoding radical SAM protein has protein sequence MKVLLINPPYFNSKYKFIGLVAPPLGIAYIAAVLEENNIDVEIIDAAALEMSWETLETEIKRISPGLVAITALTPTIDKAMLTAELAKKTCPQATVVMGGYHPTFNYQEILEREYVDVVVMGEGEYTLLDLVETLDEGGDLKNVQGIAYEGGVTSPRPLIEDLDELPFPARHLLPMDHYKILNMKLHTATMISGRGCPMQCSFCASAALHGHQLRMRSPENVVDEMEHLINDHDSGMIAFMDDTFTLKPSRVEDICDEIKRRDIDVYWGCTARADTLSEKLLRKLSDSGCITMFLGVESADQQQLDRVNKQMTIEKIRQAFKLSRENDIRTIASVVLGMPGDTKESIERTIKFVRELNPSYALFSLATPYPGTRFYQEAVQDNLIKVKDWSKYTLLSPVLETVDCSMDELKKMQKKAFRQFYLRPVYLIKQVRMDGPIILKTVAAMIKEV, from the coding sequence ATGAAGGTACTTCTCATTAACCCCCCTTATTTCAATTCTAAATACAAATTTATAGGATTAGTAGCACCGCCATTAGGTATTGCTTACATAGCCGCAGTGCTGGAAGAAAATAACATTGATGTGGAAATAATTGATGCAGCAGCCCTTGAAATGAGTTGGGAAACTCTTGAAACTGAAATCAAACGAATATCTCCTGGGCTGGTGGCAATAACTGCCCTAACTCCCACTATTGATAAAGCCATGTTAACAGCTGAACTGGCCAAAAAAACATGTCCTCAGGCGACAGTGGTTATGGGGGGATATCACCCCACCTTCAACTATCAGGAAATCTTAGAAAGGGAATATGTGGATGTTGTGGTAATGGGTGAAGGCGAGTACACTCTCCTGGACTTGGTGGAAACCCTGGATGAAGGTGGAGACCTTAAAAATGTGCAAGGTATTGCCTACGAAGGAGGAGTGACCTCTCCACGGCCTCTCATTGAGGATCTCGATGAATTACCTTTCCCGGCAAGACACCTTCTCCCCATGGACCATTACAAGATCCTGAACATGAAACTCCACACTGCCACCATGATATCAGGCAGGGGATGTCCAATGCAATGTTCATTCTGCGCCTCTGCCGCATTACACGGACACCAGCTGCGAATGAGATCACCGGAAAATGTGGTGGATGAAATGGAACACCTAATCAACGACCATGACTCAGGTATGATCGCATTCATGGATGACACATTCACCCTGAAACCAAGTCGGGTGGAAGATATCTGTGATGAGATTAAAAGAAGAGATATTGATGTTTACTGGGGATGCACTGCCCGGGCAGATACCCTATCAGAAAAATTACTCCGTAAACTGAGTGATTCTGGGTGCATAACCATGTTCCTGGGAGTGGAATCTGCTGATCAGCAGCAACTGGACCGGGTTAACAAGCAGATGACCATTGAAAAGATCCGCCAGGCCTTTAAACTATCCCGAGAAAATGACATACGCACCATAGCCTCGGTGGTCCTGGGGATGCCTGGAGACACCAAAGAAAGCATAGAACGAACCATTAAATTCGTCAGGGAACTGAACCCATCCTATGCCCTCTTTTCACTGGCCACACCCTACCCTGGAACCAGGTTTTACCAGGAAGCAGTGCAGGATAACCTCATCAAGGTTAAGGATTGGTCCAAATACACACTACTTTCCCCTGTCCTGGAAACAGTTGACTGCTCCATGGACGAGCTTAAAAAGATGCAAAAAAAGGCTTTCAGACAGTTCTATCTCCGACCAGTATATCTCATAAAACAGGTTCGAATGGATGGTCCTATAATCCTGAAGACCGTGGCTGCCATGATAAAAGAAGTTTAA
- a CDS encoding radical SAM protein, protein MKVTFINPPQTNSKYKFIGVVAPPLGISYMAAVLEENGYDVNIIDASALEMTWEDLEDELNGTSPQVVAITALTPTIQQARKTAQLVKKISPETTVVMGGYHPTFNHQEVLKTDYVDVVVMGEGEYTMLELVQTLENGGDLSHVRGIALEGQVNPPRPLITNMDALPFPARHLLPMDHYKMLNMKTGMATMITSRGCPMQCSFCASAALHGPKLRLRSPENVVDEMEHLVRDHHVGIIAFMDDTFTLNHRMVEAICDEIKKRDLDVFWGCTARVDTLSADLLEKMRGAGCITLFMGVESADQQMLDATSKNITIEKIRQAFQLSKKYKIRTIASVVLGMPGDTKESIKRTVNFVRELNPSYAVFSLATPYPGTRFYKESVEKNLIKVKDWSKYTLIAPVLETVDCSLEELRNLQYKAFRNFYLRPGYLLRQAWIDGPILLKTVAGVIREVI, encoded by the coding sequence ATGAAAGTCACATTCATAAATCCACCCCAAACCAACTCCAAATATAAATTCATTGGAGTAGTAGCTCCACCACTGGGAATATCCTACATGGCAGCGGTTTTAGAAGAAAATGGTTATGATGTGAACATCATTGATGCTTCTGCCCTGGAGATGACCTGGGAAGACTTGGAAGACGAGTTAAATGGAACATCACCACAAGTGGTGGCCATCACTGCCCTCACACCCACCATCCAACAGGCCAGAAAAACTGCCCAACTGGTGAAAAAGATTTCTCCTGAGACCACAGTGGTTATGGGTGGGTACCATCCCACCTTCAACCACCAGGAAGTTCTCAAAACAGATTATGTGGATGTGGTGGTTATGGGTGAGGGAGAATATACTATGCTGGAATTGGTGCAAACTCTAGAAAATGGAGGGGACCTATCCCATGTCCGGGGAATAGCACTGGAGGGTCAGGTAAACCCACCACGCCCACTCATAACCAATATGGATGCATTACCATTCCCAGCCCGACATCTACTCCCCATGGACCATTACAAAATGCTCAACATGAAAACAGGTATGGCAACCATGATCACCAGCCGCGGTTGTCCAATGCAATGCTCCTTCTGCGCATCAGCTGCCCTGCACGGTCCTAAACTACGATTACGCTCACCAGAGAATGTGGTGGATGAAATGGAACACCTGGTCCGTGATCATCATGTGGGAATCATCGCCTTCATGGATGACACCTTCACCCTAAACCATCGTATGGTGGAAGCCATCTGTGACGAGATTAAGAAAAGAGATCTGGACGTGTTCTGGGGATGCACAGCACGTGTGGATACTTTATCCGCTGATCTATTGGAAAAAATGAGGGGAGCTGGTTGTATAACCCTTTTTATGGGTGTAGAATCTGCAGACCAACAGATGCTGGATGCCACCAGTAAAAATATTACTATTGAAAAGATACGCCAAGCATTCCAGCTATCCAAAAAGTATAAAATCCGTACCATAGCATCAGTGGTCCTGGGAATGCCCGGAGACACCAAAGAAAGCATAAAAAGGACAGTTAACTTTGTAAGGGAACTCAACCCCTCCTATGCAGTTTTCAGCCTAGCCACACCCTACCCTGGAACCAGGTTCTACAAGGAATCTGTGGAAAAAAATCTTATAAAAGTGAAGGACTGGTCCAAATACACTCTTATAGCACCGGTTCTGGAAACAGTGGACTGTTCCCTGGAAGAACTACGGAACCTACAGTACAAAGCCTTCCGGAATTTCTACCTCAGACCAGGTTACTTACTCCGGCAGGCGTGGATAGATGGACCAATCCTTCTTAAGACTGTTGCTGGGGTTATTAGGGAAGTTATATGA